TGCCCTCGTCgaggccaagaaggctCAGCTCGTCGTCATTGCCGACGATGTTGACCCTATTGAgctcgtcgtcttcctccccgCTCTCTGCAGGAAGATGGGTGTCCCTTACGTTATcgtcaagggcaaggcCAGGCTCGGTTTGGTGACCGGCAAGAAGACTGCCGCCACCGTCGCTATCACCGAAGTCAGGTCCGAGGACCAGCAGGCTCTTGCTACCCTCGTCTCTGCCGCCAAGGCCAACTTCCTCGAGAAGTACGAGGACCACAGGCGACACTGGGGTGGTGGTGTCCGAGGCAACAAGTCTatcaacaagctcaagaagagGGCTAAGGCTCTCGGTCAGGATGCCAAGAAGATCGACCTTTCTCTTTAAGAGAAGGCGAGGGTTGGGTGTTTGGGTAGTTTTATCTAGGCACTGCATGTATGATAGTGGCTATCCCGGGCTATTCGTTGCATCTATGTTGTCGTTTCTGCAGTTCTGGGATTTGCGTTGGTTTTGTTGCTGCATTGTAAACTGTAAAACCGATTCATGGAGAGGGCAAGGTTGACCAATGAATGTGCCACAAAAGGTCAAAAAACGTGGCCGTGGCACGAGAGCTGGAGTATTATGTAGTTCTTTGTGATCGCGCGTCAGTTTCTCCGCTTTCCACCAAAATTGTCCCGTCTCCCGCTCAGCGCCTACCTTTTGTGTCTCCCCCCACCACTCGCCACAAGCCCGTCTTAATTCGCAATGgccgcccccgccccccccgTCGCCGCCGACCCCGCCAGGACCGCCGACCCCTCCGCGTACTCTGGTCCTGACGTCGGCGCAGAGTCTGGATCCAAGCAGGAGGAAAAGCTGCTCTACACTTTTGAGACCCTTGCCCAGCACAACACCAGGGAAGAACTCTGGATGCTGTTGCATGACAAGGTCTATGACGTTACTGCGTTCATGGACGAGGTGAGTTGTTCCTCCGTGTTCTTCGCGGGCGAGGTGCCGTCGTTCTTTGCGCAGTTGCAAGGTATTGGACGAGGGTCTGCCGTGCAAGTGGAATGGAGATTGATGGATGTGTTACTAGCACCCcggtggagatgaagttttgcttgaagaagctggtATGTTTTTCGTTTTCCTTATCAACAGCCTGTAATACGTTGGTTAATTGGCATGAATAGGACGGGACGCAACGGAGGCCTTTGAGGATGTCGGACACTCTGATGAAGCGAGGGAAATGTTGACAAAGATGTATTTGGGAGAGTTCCAGGGAGAGGTCAgtgttttttctttttgtcttctttctgGGTAGACCATTTGTCCGAACGCCATGCTGACATCGGGCGGTGTTtacagaagaagggcaaggcgaagaaaggTTCAAGCAGTACCGGTACTTCtagctcatcatcttctgggTAAGTTCAATCGCGGCGTATCAATAACCCAAACTGAGACGTGTATCAAGTTTCCCCACTTGGACAATCCCTCTCGCCTTGTTCGTCGCCTTTCTTGCTTGGcgtctcctcctcgcctaAGTGTCGGGCGTCTTCTGATGGGTTTTGTCTTTGGGATTGATTTAGGGATGAGGGTGCTTAGCACGATTTCGGTAGACTTGTCTGTTCATGCATAATGTATACAACTGCGTCTTGCTTGGTACAAGGATAATAATTATggcttctttccttcactCTCCGACCAAGGTCCGCCCTTGGCCCATATACCTTGCAAAATATCTCCTGATACACTTCCCATCCCTAATCCACCAGCCTGTCCCAATCCACCGTGCTCAAGGGCAAAGACAAGGTCTACCATTGTCAGAGCTTTATCGTCAGAGACTTTCAGAGGTTCAGCCTTGTCCGTCGTTGTATTATTTGGGTTGTTGGCAGCAGCACTGGGCgcgggaggaggtgggggaggggaagacACAGCTACCATCCGCCGAGTTGGCACAGGAATCGGGCGGGCTTTCTTGCTTGGCCTGTCCTGTCCTAATGGGCTTTCGCTTGCCTTGCCCTTCTCaccatccttttctttaCCCTCTGCTCCTTCGgccttccgcttcttccctgCCAACGGAGAGCTGACTGCAGGAGCATTGcccatcatccatccatACTTTTTGCCCATACCAGCACTACGCATAGCAGTCAAATTGGTCATCTTGTGTTGTACTTCAGCAGACACGTCTCGAGATGAAGGTTTCTTGGTGCTAGACTTCTTTttcgatgatgaagatgctggAGGGGTGCCTTTGGGTGTCTCTTTGGTAGCTCCAAAAAGAGGTTTGGAGGGTGTCGACGGGGAGGACGAAGATTCGGCGGGGGAGACGGCAGCGGTTGCAGGAAATGGGGACGCTGCTGCTTCAACGGTTTGTGACTGAGAGGCTTGACGCTCTCTGGCTTTCTGAAGTTCCGCATCCCGTGCGAGACGGtccattctcatctttcGGAATTCCTGTTCCGCATCACGGTTCCGGCGATTGAGCGCCTCGATGACAGCGTTGGGATCGTCGCGGAGTGTCAGTGACCACATGGGCTTGCCATCTTTCTCGTCggatgatgtggatgaACTCTTGGCCATGGGAGGTGCGTGTAAATGTGAAGACGATGTACGGTGAAGCTGGGCGGCACGAGTAAGGTTGACCAGAGAGCGGAGAGAGGATTCGATGGCACCTGTGAGGTAGAGAGTGGCCTCTTCGTCAAACTTGATTCCATGGCTCTTTGCTGCTTGTGGTCAGCCAAGGTGCGCGCAGGGGAAAAGCCAGACGAAGCGACATACAGGCAGCCTCAACTTTTTGCCTAAGAAAGGGTTTGCCGATGAGCTCTGTGTGTTTTGCGCGAGAGTTGGTGCCGGAGAGGGCGGCGGAGGGAAGGACACGGCCGACATTGAGGCGGCGAGCTgcgtcttcctctgcctgCACGGGGGTCAGCGGGGGAGGCGCTGGAGGGCGGCGACGGTATACTTGCGCGTAGATCGAACGTGTCTTTGGTGGCAGACATGGCGCAGCAACAGGCGTCGTGGAGCGGCGTACAGTCCAGCGTTGCAAGTACTTGCTATATAT
The Cryptococcus neoformans var. neoformans JEC21 chromosome 8 sequence genome window above contains:
- a CDS encoding cytochrome b5, putative, yielding MAAPAPPVAADPARTADPSAYSGPDVGAESGSKQEEKLLYTFETLAQHNTREELWMLLHDKVYDVTAFMDEHPGGDEVLLEEAGRDATEAFEDVGHSDEAREMLTKMYLGEFQGEKKGKAKKGSSSTGTSSSSSSGFPTWTIPLALFVAFLAWRLLLA